The following is a genomic window from Bacillus sp. V2I10.
GTTTTTTCTTCTGCGGTTTAAGTCTTTAAATTCTGCTTCAAGAAATTCTGCCTGATGGTGTGAGAGCTTAATCGTTACTTCATTGTTATTTTCATCTGCAGCTTTCAAAAGAACATAGCTATCTACAGAATCACGTAATGTGACATTGCTGAGTGTCAAATTCATATTGTTCAGTTCATATCTTGCTTTCATAGCTGAAAGGAACCTCCAGTGGTCATTTAGATTATATCTACTATTTTATAGGTATGGAAAGAAAAGCACAACGAAGCTGATGAATTATTGAAAGAGAACAAGCGAAAGATTCTTCTGGACAAAATGTAACATTTCATCATTATTCTTTTTACATAACGAAACATGTAATAAGAGGATTTTTCCTATACTATTAATACAGAATATTCTATTAATTATAAAGGAGGAATATTTTTGGTTGATAAAACTCTGACAATAAACAAAGTACGTCTTGAAGAAAGAATAAATGCCCTTGCACAGATAGGAAAAATCAGTGAGACCGGAGTTTGCAGGCTTGCCCTGTCACCTGAAGACAAAGAAGCAGTCGAAACAGTAAAAGGCTGGATGGAAGAAGCAGGATTAACCGCAAGAATTGATCACTTTGGAAATCTGATCGGACGGCTTGAAGGAAGGAATCCTGAAGCTCCCGTATTAATGATTGGTTCACATATTGATTCACAGCCGTATGCGGGCAGATTTGACGGAGTAATCGGTGTTTTAGGTGCACTAGAGGCCGCTCAAACATTGAAAGAGCTGAATATTACTCCCAATATGCCAATTGAAATCGTCGCATTTTGTGACGAAGAGGGCTGCCGCTTTAATAAAGGATTGTTCGGAGTGAGGGGAATCCTTGGCAAACTGGAAGCAGGGGAGTTAGACCGGACAGATAAAAATGGAATCACGCGAAAAGAGTCATTGATTGAATTTGGATGTGATCCCGAAAAATTTAAGGACTCAGAATATCCTGCTGGAAGCATTTCCGCATTTATAGAGCTCCACATTGAACAAGGGCCGATTCTTGAAGCAAAAGATACACCAGTGGGAATCGTTACAGGCATATCAGGACCATTATGGCTGACGGTAGAACTCGAGGGCTTTGCAGGTCACGCAGGATCCGTTCCCATGCATATGAGGCAGGATGCGCTGGTAGGAGCTGCAAAAATTGTTGTTGCCCTTAATGAATTAACAAGTGAGGATGTCACTGCGCCTACAGTCGGTACAGTCGGAAGCATGAAGATCTTCCCTGACTCCCGAAACATCATTCCGGAAAAAGTCAGCTTTACAATCGATTTAAGAGATATTGAGATTGAAAGACGCGATTTTATTGAAAATCTGCTGAGAAAAAAAATCCACACCATTTCTGAACGGCATGGTTTAACTTATACCATTTCAGAAGATACAAATAGTGAACCGCGGTATTGCTCTGAAAGAATTATGAAGGTAATGAGAAAGGAGAGTGCACATATCGGACTGAATCCGATTGAATTGATGAGCGGCCCTTTTCATGATTCATTAGCGATGTCGTACGAATGTGAGTATGGGATGATCTTTGT
Proteins encoded in this region:
- a CDS encoding M20 family metallo-hydrolase encodes the protein MVDKTLTINKVRLEERINALAQIGKISETGVCRLALSPEDKEAVETVKGWMEEAGLTARIDHFGNLIGRLEGRNPEAPVLMIGSHIDSQPYAGRFDGVIGVLGALEAAQTLKELNITPNMPIEIVAFCDEEGCRFNKGLFGVRGILGKLEAGELDRTDKNGITRKESLIEFGCDPEKFKDSEYPAGSISAFIELHIEQGPILEAKDTPVGIVTGISGPLWLTVELEGFAGHAGSVPMHMRQDALVGAAKIVVALNELTSEDVTAPTVGTVGSMKIFPDSRNIIPEKVSFTIDLRDIEIERRDFIENLLRKKIHTISERHGLTYTISEDTNSEPRYCSERIMKVMRKESAHIGLNPIELMSGPFHDSLAMSYECEYGMIFVRCKDGISHNPKEFSTMEDISLGTELLYRTAMKMALD